In Cystobacter fuscus DSM 2262, a single window of DNA contains:
- a CDS encoding Crp/Fnr family transcriptional regulator, translating to MSDERVQAWRPLILSGRWFQEIPEELRARLLDAAVVRQLRSGQRLFSRGDRPCGLYCVVEGAVRISGVSESGKEALLMLMEPPNWFGEISLIDGQPRTHDAVAEGATRVLQVPQAALKTMLAQEPRYWRDFALLMSHKLRLMFIALEELSLLPAPARLVRRLLMIAEDYGNLHEGPRRVIDVSQEQLALMLAISRQTTNQILKELEARGAVRLTYGKIELLSLEKLRDAASPSP from the coding sequence ATGTCAGACGAGCGCGTGCAGGCCTGGCGGCCCCTCATCCTCAGCGGTCGCTGGTTCCAGGAAATTCCCGAGGAGCTGAGGGCCCGATTGCTCGACGCGGCCGTGGTGCGCCAGTTGCGCTCTGGCCAGCGGCTGTTCTCACGCGGAGACCGGCCCTGCGGCCTGTATTGCGTGGTCGAAGGCGCCGTCCGCATCAGTGGGGTGAGCGAGAGCGGCAAGGAAGCGCTGCTGATGCTGATGGAGCCGCCCAACTGGTTCGGGGAGATCTCCTTGATCGACGGCCAGCCGCGCACCCACGATGCCGTCGCCGAAGGCGCCACCCGCGTGCTGCAGGTCCCACAGGCGGCACTGAAGACGATGCTCGCCCAGGAGCCGCGATATTGGCGCGACTTCGCCCTGCTCATGAGCCACAAGCTGAGGCTCATGTTCATCGCGCTGGAGGAGTTGTCGCTGCTGCCCGCTCCGGCCCGCCTGGTGCGGCGCCTCCTGATGATCGCGGAAGACTATGGGAACCTGCACGAGGGCCCGCGGCGGGTCATCGATGTCTCGCAGGAGCAGCTCGCGCTGATGCTGGCGATCTCGCGGCAGACGACCAACCAGATTCTCAAGGAGCTGGAGGCCCGGGGCGCCGTCCGCCTGACCTACGGGAAGATCGAGCTCCTCAGCCTGGAGAAACTCCGGGACGCGGCGAGCCCTTCGCCATGA
- a CDS encoding fibronectin type III domain-containing protein, with translation MVSTWAAVAGLCSLLPESAHAGAVSTANTTLFGPNVYVFDTSMPAADIQAKATSIFTQMESNQFGTERYALLFKPGTYNVLFDVGFYTHVAGLGQNPDDVLINGGVNVPAYWMPNMNATCNFWRAYENFSINASSATNNTTTIAVSQAAPLRRMHIKSAGGLWLFQVDPSTGAGGWASGGFLADSVVDGQVLPGSQQQWLARNSKWGSWGNAVWNMVFVGDINAPSQANFPTDAYTTVDRTPIIREKPYLYVTSTGQYAVFVPALQTNTQGPSWAAGSTPGTSISIDQFYIAQPSTASAASLNSALSAGKHILFTPGIYQLNDTLRVTKPDTIILGLGVPSLIPTSGQPAISVADVDGVKIAGLIIDAGAINSPSLLEVGPPGSSASHAANPTFLYDLTVRTAGPTAGKNDVGIKINSHNVVGDQLWLWRADHGEGAAWNINPTKSGLVVNGNNVTMYGLFNEHHNEYQTLWNGNGGRVYFYQSEIPYDVPNQSSWMSKNGTVNGYASYKVADTVTSHEAWGVGVYSYFRDAAVKSENAIEVPNVTGVKIHHMTTIWLNGTAGSEITHVINGQGGRVYANTPAEAMRQTINEFAGTGTPVIDTQAPTVPGSLTATAASSSQINLTWSASSDNVGVTGYDIYRNGTLVGSSGTTSYSSTGLAASTTYTFTVRARDAAGNTSAASTSVSATTKAATGDTQAPTAPTSLAATAASSSQINLTWGGSTDNVGVTGYIIYRGGTQVGTSTATSYSDTGLAASTAYSYTVKARDAAGNLSAVSNTASATTQAGGTGGTGTEWTYGWDSNSATQATSWFKPTGFTAAYVIVHYAYSGISQQNVTLTFNNTTGRWELPVTGLSSGKVITYSYTYNKNGAQYDTPTYTWTKP, from the coding sequence ATGGTTTCCACCTGGGCCGCCGTGGCGGGGCTCTGCTCGCTCCTGCCAGAGAGTGCCCATGCCGGGGCGGTCTCCACGGCGAACACCACCCTCTTCGGCCCGAATGTCTACGTCTTCGACACGAGCATGCCGGCCGCCGACATCCAGGCCAAGGCCACCTCCATCTTCACGCAGATGGAGTCCAACCAGTTCGGCACCGAGCGCTACGCGCTGCTCTTCAAGCCGGGAACGTACAACGTCCTCTTCGACGTGGGCTTCTATACCCACGTGGCGGGCCTCGGGCAGAACCCCGACGACGTGCTCATCAACGGTGGCGTGAACGTTCCGGCCTACTGGATGCCGAACATGAACGCGACCTGCAACTTCTGGCGCGCCTACGAGAACTTCTCGATCAACGCCTCGTCCGCCACCAACAACACGACCACGATCGCCGTCTCCCAGGCCGCCCCCCTGCGGCGCATGCACATCAAGAGCGCGGGCGGACTGTGGCTCTTCCAGGTGGATCCCAGCACGGGCGCTGGCGGTTGGGCCAGCGGCGGCTTCCTCGCCGATTCCGTGGTGGATGGCCAGGTGCTCCCCGGCTCGCAGCAGCAGTGGCTCGCGCGCAACAGCAAGTGGGGCAGCTGGGGCAACGCCGTGTGGAACATGGTCTTCGTGGGCGACATCAACGCGCCCAGCCAGGCCAACTTCCCGACGGATGCCTACACGACGGTGGACCGCACGCCCATCATCCGGGAGAAGCCCTACCTCTACGTCACCAGCACCGGCCAGTACGCCGTCTTCGTTCCCGCCCTGCAGACCAATACCCAGGGCCCCAGCTGGGCCGCCGGCTCCACGCCGGGCACGTCCATCTCCATCGATCAGTTCTACATCGCGCAGCCGTCCACGGCGAGCGCCGCCAGCCTCAACTCGGCGCTGAGCGCCGGCAAGCACATCCTCTTCACGCCCGGCATCTACCAGCTCAACGACACGCTGCGGGTCACCAAACCCGACACCATCATCCTCGGCCTGGGTGTCCCCTCCCTCATCCCCACCAGCGGTCAGCCGGCCATCTCCGTGGCCGATGTGGACGGCGTGAAGATCGCGGGTCTCATCATCGATGCCGGCGCCATCAACTCGCCCTCCCTGCTGGAGGTCGGTCCCCCGGGCAGCTCGGCCAGCCACGCGGCCAACCCCACCTTCCTGTATGACCTGACGGTGCGCACCGCGGGCCCGACGGCGGGCAAGAACGACGTGGGCATCAAGATCAACAGCCACAACGTGGTGGGAGACCAGCTGTGGCTGTGGCGCGCGGACCACGGCGAGGGCGCCGCCTGGAACATCAACCCCACCAAGAGCGGCCTCGTCGTGAACGGCAACAACGTCACGATGTACGGTCTGTTCAACGAGCACCACAACGAGTACCAGACGCTGTGGAACGGCAACGGCGGCCGGGTCTACTTCTACCAGTCCGAGATTCCCTATGACGTGCCCAACCAGTCGTCGTGGATGAGCAAGAACGGCACGGTGAACGGCTACGCGTCGTACAAGGTCGCCGACACGGTGACGAGCCACGAAGCGTGGGGCGTGGGGGTGTACTCCTACTTCCGCGACGCGGCCGTGAAGTCGGAGAACGCGATCGAGGTGCCCAATGTCACGGGCGTCAAGATCCACCACATGACCACCATCTGGCTCAACGGCACGGCCGGCAGTGAAATCACCCACGTCATCAACGGCCAGGGGGGCCGCGTCTACGCGAACACCCCCGCGGAGGCGATGCGTCAGACCATCAACGAGTTCGCGGGCACCGGGACGCCGGTGATCGACACGCAGGCGCCCACCGTGCCCGGGAGCCTGACGGCCACCGCCGCCTCGAGCAGCCAGATCAACCTGACCTGGAGCGCCTCGTCGGACAACGTGGGGGTGACGGGCTACGACATCTACCGCAATGGCACGCTCGTGGGCTCCTCGGGCACCACGTCGTACAGCAGCACGGGCCTGGCGGCTTCCACGACCTACACCTTCACGGTCAGGGCGCGCGATGCGGCGGGCAATACCTCGGCCGCCAGCACCTCCGTCAGCGCGACCACGAAGGCGGCCACGGGCGACACCCAGGCGCCCACCGCGCCCACGAGCCTGGCGGCCACCGCCGCCTCGAGCAGCCAGATCAACCTGACCTGGGGCGGCTCGACGGACAACGTGGGGGTGACGGGCTACATCATCTACCGCGGCGGCACGCAGGTGGGCACCTCGACCGCCACGTCGTACAGCGACACGGGCCTGGCGGCCTCGACGGCCTACAGCTACACCGTCAAGGCGAGGGACGCGGCGGGCAACCTCTCGGCCGTCAGCAACACGGCGAGCGCCACCACGCAGGCGGGCGGCACGGGCGGCACGGGTACCGAGTGGACGTACGGGTGGGACAGCAACAGCGCCACCCAGGCGACCTCGTGGTTCAAGCCCACGGGCTTCACGGCGGCCTACGTCATCGTGCACTACGCCTACTCGGGCATCTCGCAGCAGAACGTCACCCTGACGTTCAACAACACCACGGGCCGCTGGGAGCTCCCCGTGACCGGCCTGAGCTCGGGCAAGGTGATCACCTACTCGTACACCTACAACAAGAACGGCGCGCAGTACGACACCCCGACCTACACCTGGACCAAGCCCTGA
- a CDS encoding LacI family DNA-binding transcriptional regulator codes for MDERGSTPGVTLEDVARRAGVSPSTVSRILNGTARVRESKRRAVERAIAELQYQPNVIARGLARGHTMSVGVITPHIASPFYNETLTGIEDSLAKAGYSPLFVSGHGNLAKEVERVALLVARRVEGIILLNSMMDDEALLNCSQRLPLVTTGRHLQGPRVTSIQLNNEQAAFEATWYLIELGHTRIAHIAGPAHNIDAQERLAGYRRALLQAGLPVDERLIAVGEFHEASGLMALNQLLETRQSFTALFIANDQMAYGARLALYRRSIRVPEDVSLIGFDDLPSSLYTTPPLTTVRQPAYDLGHAVGEAMLRMINGQPVSQPDLPLSLIVRESTLRRRD; via the coding sequence ATGGACGAGCGCGGTTCAACGCCCGGGGTGACGCTGGAGGACGTTGCCCGTCGAGCGGGTGTCTCGCCGAGTACGGTGTCGCGCATTCTCAACGGGACCGCCCGCGTGCGCGAGAGCAAGCGCCGGGCCGTGGAGCGCGCCATCGCGGAACTCCAATATCAACCCAATGTGATCGCCCGGGGACTGGCTCGCGGCCACACCATGTCCGTGGGGGTGATCACGCCCCATATCGCGAGCCCCTTCTATAACGAGACACTCACGGGGATCGAGGACAGCCTGGCCAAGGCAGGCTACTCGCCGCTGTTCGTGAGCGGTCATGGGAACCTGGCCAAGGAGGTGGAGCGCGTGGCGTTGCTGGTCGCGCGCCGTGTCGAGGGCATCATCTTGCTCAACTCCATGATGGACGACGAGGCCCTGCTCAACTGCTCGCAACGCTTGCCGCTCGTCACCACCGGGCGCCACCTGCAAGGCCCCCGGGTGACCAGCATCCAGCTGAACAACGAGCAGGCCGCATTCGAGGCCACCTGGTACCTCATCGAGCTGGGTCATACCCGTATCGCTCACATCGCCGGGCCCGCGCACAACATCGATGCCCAGGAGCGCCTGGCGGGCTACCGCCGTGCGCTGCTCCAGGCGGGCCTGCCCGTGGACGAGCGGCTCATCGCCGTCGGCGAGTTCCACGAAGCCAGTGGCCTGATGGCACTCAACCAGTTGCTGGAGACGCGCCAGAGTTTCACCGCCCTGTTCATCGCCAATGATCAGATGGCCTACGGCGCCCGCCTGGCGCTCTACAGGAGGTCCATCCGCGTCCCCGAGGACGTGTCGCTGATTGGCTTCGATGACCTGCCAAGCTCGCTCTACACCACCCCGCCGCTCACCACCGTGCGCCAGCCGGCGTACGACCTGGGCCATGCCGTGGGCGAAGCGATGCTGCGGATGATCAACGGCCAGCCGGTCTCCCAGCCGGACCTCCCGCTGAGCCTCATCGTGCGCGAGTCCACCCTGCGCAGGCGTGACTGA
- a CDS encoding YaeQ family protein produces the protein MTLAPTLYDFQVALSHVDRSIDQPQLVIKLARHPSETMQRAWLRVLAFCWLWEERLTFSKGLSEPEAPDIECRDYTGLVTRWVRVGKADPLKVQRAVDQNPHAKVVVMFESAQRLEAFLVEAREAKATRVVKAELAAVDADLLRSLSQFDSRRIKLSLTFVGDHAYVECEGQSFDGPLTRATP, from the coding sequence ATGACCCTCGCTCCCACGCTGTACGACTTCCAGGTCGCCTTGAGTCACGTCGACCGCTCGATTGACCAGCCGCAGCTCGTCATCAAGCTCGCGCGCCACCCCTCGGAGACGATGCAGCGCGCATGGCTGCGGGTGCTCGCGTTCTGCTGGCTGTGGGAGGAGCGGCTGACCTTCAGCAAGGGATTGAGCGAGCCCGAGGCCCCGGACATCGAGTGCCGCGACTACACGGGCCTCGTCACCCGCTGGGTGCGCGTCGGCAAGGCGGACCCACTGAAGGTCCAGCGCGCCGTCGACCAGAACCCGCACGCGAAGGTCGTCGTGATGTTCGAGTCCGCCCAGCGGCTGGAGGCGTTCCTCGTCGAGGCCCGTGAGGCGAAGGCGACACGGGTGGTGAAGGCCGAGCTCGCCGCGGTGGATGCCGACCTGCTGCGCTCGCTCTCCCAGTTCGACTCGCGGCGCATCAAGCTGTCGCTGACCTTCGTCGGCGACCACGCCTATGTCGAATGCGAGGGGCAGAGCTTCGACGGTCCGCTCACCCGCGCCACCCCATGA
- a CDS encoding xanthine dehydrogenase family protein molybdopterin-binding subunit: MKTPPVVPPSDGPPTTRIEGVAKVTGRADYTADAVPPNLAHAVLVGATIAHGTIATLDTTEARSMPGVLTVLTHLNAPRLDKAAVFPLGAAGSRRPPLQDEQVRYRGQYVAAVIAESLEAARHAASRVRVTYRETPPAATLGAGEARRVACLGLLSKALSGDSHRGDPDAALASAPLTLDAVYTTPREFHVAMEPHATLAWWDDAEHLTVREGSQWVDGAQDVLAVWFDLKREHVRVLSAFVGGGFGSRLSLYPHAGIAAMAARVVRRPVKLVLARSQVFHSVGNRPATRQRLRLGAQATGRLSAIIHETTNESDRDSHYAEQGSRASESAYAVANYRAENSIVSLDIPVPGWMRAPGEAPGSFAIESAMDELAAQARIDPLQLRLLNHADSDPHSGKPWSSRRLKEAYAAGAEAIGWSLRALEPRSRREGHEWVGLGMATAAYPTRHAPSEARVGISRDGGVYVESRGVDIGQGSYTALALIAAEVLGLPPSRIDVRLGDTRHPRSAFAGGSMLSSSLGLAVHGAASTLRDRLFELARRQPASPLHRRRREELSVREGRVVLGADPAVGVDFAALVSGSGQEQLDAIHRTHPTLISRLSGPKAFTTMAAVRTQAAGDSSCYSWGAQFVEVAVDEELGTVRVRRMVGAFDCGRILNPQAARSQLLGGMTMGLGMALTEAGHVDPRTALVVNGDLGEYLVPVQADVPEIEILFVGEPDPSTAPLGIKSVGEIGITGVAAAIANAVYNATGRRLRDLPLDLRANSLHS; this comes from the coding sequence ATGAAGACCCCGCCCGTGGTGCCTCCGAGCGATGGACCCCCGACGACGCGCATCGAGGGCGTCGCCAAGGTGACGGGCCGCGCCGACTACACCGCGGATGCCGTGCCCCCGAACCTCGCCCATGCCGTGCTGGTGGGCGCGACGATCGCCCACGGGACCATCGCGACCCTCGACACCACCGAGGCGCGCTCGATGCCCGGCGTCCTCACCGTGCTCACCCACCTGAACGCGCCACGCCTGGACAAGGCCGCCGTCTTTCCCCTGGGCGCCGCCGGCAGCCGGCGCCCGCCGCTTCAAGACGAGCAGGTGCGCTACCGGGGCCAGTACGTCGCCGCCGTCATCGCCGAGAGCCTCGAGGCCGCCCGCCACGCGGCCTCGCGGGTGCGGGTGACCTACCGCGAGACACCTCCCGCCGCCACGCTCGGCGCCGGGGAGGCCCGGCGCGTCGCCTGTCTGGGGCTCCTCTCCAAGGCGCTGAGTGGGGACTCGCATCGAGGCGATCCCGATGCCGCGCTCGCCTCCGCGCCGCTCACCCTCGACGCCGTCTACACCACGCCCCGCGAGTTCCATGTCGCCATGGAGCCCCACGCGACACTCGCCTGGTGGGACGACGCGGAGCACCTCACGGTGCGCGAGGGCTCCCAGTGGGTGGATGGGGCGCAGGACGTGCTCGCCGTCTGGTTCGACTTGAAGCGGGAGCACGTCCGGGTGCTCTCCGCCTTCGTGGGCGGCGGCTTCGGCAGCCGGCTCAGCCTCTACCCGCATGCGGGGATCGCGGCCATGGCGGCGCGCGTGGTGCGCCGGCCGGTGAAGCTCGTCCTCGCCCGCTCCCAGGTGTTCCATTCAGTGGGCAACCGGCCCGCCACCCGCCAGCGGCTGCGCCTGGGCGCGCAGGCCACGGGCAGGCTCTCGGCCATCATCCACGAGACGACGAACGAGTCGGACCGGGACTCGCATTACGCCGAGCAGGGCTCGCGCGCGTCCGAGTCGGCCTACGCCGTGGCGAACTACCGGGCCGAGAACTCCATCGTCTCGCTCGACATCCCCGTGCCCGGCTGGATGCGCGCCCCGGGCGAGGCCCCGGGCAGCTTCGCCATCGAGTCGGCGATGGATGAGCTCGCGGCCCAGGCCCGGATCGATCCGCTCCAACTGCGCCTGCTCAACCACGCCGACTCCGACCCGCACTCCGGCAAGCCCTGGTCGTCGCGCCGGCTGAAGGAAGCCTACGCCGCGGGGGCCGAGGCCATCGGCTGGTCCCTCCGCGCGCTCGAGCCCCGGAGCCGGCGCGAGGGCCACGAGTGGGTGGGGCTCGGCATGGCGACCGCCGCCTACCCCACCCGGCACGCTCCCTCGGAGGCACGGGTGGGCATCTCCCGCGACGGCGGCGTGTACGTCGAGAGCCGGGGCGTCGACATCGGCCAGGGCTCCTACACCGCGCTCGCCCTCATCGCCGCCGAGGTGCTCGGCCTGCCGCCCTCGCGCATCGACGTGCGGCTCGGCGACACCCGGCATCCGCGCTCGGCCTTCGCCGGAGGCTCCATGCTGTCCTCCTCGCTCGGGCTCGCCGTCCATGGTGCCGCGAGCACGCTGCGCGACCGGTTGTTCGAGCTGGCGCGCCGACAGCCGGCCTCCCCGCTCCACCGCCGGCGCCGGGAGGAGCTCTCCGTCCGGGAGGGCCGCGTGGTGCTGGGCGCGGATCCGGCGGTGGGCGTGGACTTCGCGGCCCTCGTCTCGGGCTCGGGCCAGGAGCAGCTCGACGCCATCCACCGCACCCATCCCACGCTCATCAGCCGGCTCAGCGGCCCCAAGGCCTTCACCACCATGGCGGCGGTGCGGACCCAGGCCGCGGGTGACAGCTCCTGCTACAGCTGGGGAGCGCAGTTCGTCGAGGTCGCCGTCGACGAGGAGCTGGGCACCGTGCGCGTGCGCCGCATGGTGGGGGCGTTCGACTGCGGGCGGATCCTCAACCCCCAGGCGGCGCGCAGCCAGTTGCTCGGAGGCATGACGATGGGGCTCGGCATGGCGCTCACCGAGGCGGGGCACGTCGACCCGCGCACGGCGCTCGTCGTGAACGGGGACCTGGGCGAGTACCTCGTCCCCGTGCAGGCGGATGTGCCGGAGATCGAGATCCTGTTCGTGGGCGAGCCGGACCCGTCCACGGCCCCGCTCGGCATCAAGTCGGTGGGAGAGATTGGCATCACGGGCGTCGCCGCCGCTATCGCCAACGCCGTCTACAACGCCACTGGCCGCAGGCTGCGCGACCTGCCCCTCGACCTGCGCGCGAACTCACTCCACTCCTGA
- a CDS encoding GTPase family protein, with amino-acid sequence MRLIRKFLELLSGEEVPPELKALGITREQMRQLKAETEKAANTPPRIALIGETGVGKSSTINALFNAGRPVSHTQACTPTDAEFLYSGSKGEIAVVDMPGLGEDVEVDKQHLETYRRVLPGCDVILWVFKADNRAITHIQGSIKLLVDERILDIRHLVIGLNQIDLVQPGSWDTAINMPSEEQESSITARTEDIEQKLRRVCPLPEHRVVPYSAMKGYATDHLLQAMLDACDRKRQWALVERADCADFKALVDPHMLKQAIGQ; translated from the coding sequence ATGCGTTTGATTCGAAAGTTCCTCGAGCTCCTTTCAGGAGAGGAAGTACCGCCCGAGCTGAAGGCCTTGGGCATCACCCGGGAGCAGATGCGTCAGTTGAAGGCCGAGACCGAGAAGGCCGCGAATACACCTCCCCGGATCGCGCTCATCGGGGAGACAGGAGTCGGGAAGTCCTCGACCATCAACGCACTCTTCAACGCCGGGCGTCCGGTGAGTCACACCCAGGCCTGCACTCCCACTGACGCTGAATTCCTCTACAGCGGCTCCAAGGGCGAGATCGCCGTCGTGGACATGCCCGGTCTGGGTGAGGACGTCGAAGTGGACAAGCAGCACCTGGAGACCTACCGGCGGGTGCTGCCTGGATGCGACGTCATCTTGTGGGTCTTCAAGGCCGACAACCGCGCCATCACCCACATCCAGGGTTCGATCAAGCTGCTCGTGGACGAGCGAATCCTCGATATCAGGCACCTCGTCATCGGCCTCAATCAAATCGATCTGGTGCAGCCTGGAAGCTGGGACACCGCCATCAACATGCCCTCCGAGGAGCAGGAGTCCTCCATCACGGCGCGTACGGAGGACATCGAGCAGAAGCTGCGGCGCGTCTGCCCGCTGCCGGAGCACCGGGTGGTTCCCTATTCAGCGATGAAGGGATACGCAACGGACCATCTGCTCCAGGCGATGCTCGACGCGTGCGACCGCAAGCGGCAGTGGGCGTTGGTCGAGCGCGCGGACTGCGCGGACTTCAAGGCGCTCGTCGATCCCCACATGCTGAAGCAGGCCATTGGCCAGTAG